The genomic region AATCGATATGATACCCCGAGAGCAACCTGCCAGCGGGAAGGAGTGTCTTTGAAGTTTACCAGTCCGCTTACATCAAACTGAAGGTTTTCACCCACAAGATAAGCAGCACCTCCACGAAGTAGATCATCAGCGTACAGGTCACTTTTAATTCCCTGATATTCTCCAAAAATCGCAAAGTTAGGTGTGATCGTATGGGTTACTGTTGCAATTCCTGTGTAGGTTCTATATTCCTCGGTTAGCTTATCTGCAATGATATTCATCACCAATACCCACCGTCCCCAATTGTTTTGAGTGATAAGAGCTACCTTCGGACTAAATTTATTCTCTCCTTCGACCAGGTAAGGATTATCACCAAAGGCGAAGTTTGCGCCGGCGTAGATCGAAACTGCAGGAATCAGGGTTTTCCACTTAAACTTTCTGTTCGCATACCAGCTTCGAATGTTTGGTTTCTCCTCTTCCATATTCTTATATGGATCATAGAATAGATATTTAAGACCAAGTGTATTTGACTTAAAATTTCTACCCGAAGTTTCTACTGTATTCCCAAGAAAATTCCGAACGATATCCTGATTCTCAAAAGCACCAGTAAGATTGATTTCAAGGCTTTCCATCAATAGACCGTATCGCAGTTGGTAGTCTATTCCCCAAATGTCGATATCGGCTCCTAAACCTTCATGCATATCGTTTCCAAGGTAGAATCCGGATTCCAGCTGAATCACATTGGTTCCTACAGCGAAAGCGCCCTGTGATTGTCCCGGGCGGTTGGAGTTTATGGTTTCAGTATATTGGGCCTGAGTGGTGAAGACTGCTAATAGCAGAATCAGGCTGAAGATGCATGTATTGCGCATAACTTGCGGAGTTAATTCGATCAAAGATATAAGTTTTATTATAATTTTATTGCTGAAGCTACTTCCAATCTAAGCGCTAATTTTTATTTTTGTCAAAAGTATTAGAATGTTAGAAGCATCCTTATCTGGAGTATTAAAATTTGTACTTGTAGTATTACTTATATATTTCGGATTTAAAATAATAATTCGATTTTTCGGCCCTCTCATTCTCAAATATTTCATGAGAAAAATGGGGAAAAAGTTCGAACAGCAGTTTGGCCAACAATTTGGTCAGCAGTTTGGTGGAGCGGCTTCCAAAAAGTCAAAGTCAAATCCTACAAATATTGGTAAGGAACCTAAAGCCAAATCCAATAAGGATAAAAAGGTAGGGGAATATATCGATTACGAAGAAATTGATTAATTTCGAGACTTAGCAGGTTTTACTTCCCTGCTTTTTAAAATTTTCAGTTTCAAAAGACTCGTGAATGCCTGATATTAAGAAATTCATACCACACCTGCTAGTCCTGGCAGGATTTGTTGTTTTA from Christiangramia sp. OXR-203 harbors:
- a CDS encoding transporter, which translates into the protein MRNTCIFSLILLLAVFTTQAQYTETINSNRPGQSQGAFAVGTNVIQLESGFYLGNDMHEGLGADIDIWGIDYQLRYGLLMESLEINLTGAFENQDIVRNFLGNTVETSGRNFKSNTLGLKYLFYDPYKNMEEEKPNIRSWYANRKFKWKTLIPAVSIYAGANFAFGDNPYLVEGENKFSPKVALITQNNWGRWVLVMNIIADKLTEEYRTYTGIATVTHTITPNFAIFGEYQGIKSDLYADDLLRGGAAYLVGENLQFDVSGLVNFKDTPSRWQVALGVSYRLDLHKVDEFLEESNEGNKRRARSRKLSREAEEDSENNDQ
- a CDS encoding DUF4834 family protein encodes the protein MLEASLSGVLKFVLVVLLIYFGFKIIIRFFGPLILKYFMRKMGKKFEQQFGQQFGQQFGGAASKKSKSNPTNIGKEPKAKSNKDKKVGEYIDYEEID